In Methanocorpusculum vombati, a genomic segment contains:
- a CDS encoding flavodoxin family protein, with translation MIPHILAISTSPRRHGNSESALDTILAETGDRVSAEKVVLTDLSIAPCKGCGACEKLGRCIQEDDFQPLAQKILDADVLILATPVYSMSVCAQSKALIDRCQVFWSRKYVLHTFEEPAGTKLGLFIATAGQTRDHIFDHTVPVARFLFDVAGIKPKHTMLLLLNGLDKKTDFLENPAAVAKAKDTAAALLASLEVV, from the coding sequence ATGATTCCCCATATCCTTGCCATCTCCACCTCTCCCCGCCGCCACGGCAACTCCGAGTCGGCACTTGATACCATTCTTGCCGAGACCGGCGACCGCGTTTCCGCAGAAAAAGTAGTGCTCACCGATCTTTCCATCGCCCCCTGCAAAGGCTGTGGGGCGTGTGAAAAACTTGGCCGCTGCATTCAGGAGGATGACTTTCAACCCCTCGCACAGAAAATCCTTGATGCTGATGTGTTGATCCTCGCAACTCCCGTGTACTCCATGTCGGTCTGTGCGCAGTCAAAGGCGTTGATCGATCGCTGTCAGGTGTTCTGGTCACGGAAGTACGTGCTTCATACCTTTGAGGAACCGGCCGGAACAAAACTCGGCCTCTTCATCGCAACTGCCGGACAGACCCGCGACCACATTTTTGATCACACCGTGCCGGTCGCCCGTTTCCTCTTTGACGTTGCGGGCATCAAACCGAAACACACAATGCTTCTCCTTCTCAATGGTCTTGATAAGAAGACCGACTTTTTGGAAAACCCTGCGGCTGTTGCCAAAGCAAAAGATACCGCCGCCGCTCTTCTTGCATCCCTTGAGGTAGTATGA
- a CDS encoding flavodoxin family protein, whose amino-acid sequence MTQITAVNGSPRKHGNTDTVLDAFLRGAERAGAVTNKISLVDIDHKNCRGCNACHKKGVCILTDDLTPIFDEVLAADILVLASPIYSMTVTAEMKSFIDRGQFLWAQKFVTKTLAFSDDHLRNHIGVYLGTSGQDIPHIFDAAFPVVRAFFNDAGFSYTENVLFAGMDQHGGVRGWPESVAFAEAEGKRIAKMI is encoded by the coding sequence ATGACACAGATCACCGCAGTAAACGGAAGCCCCCGCAAACATGGAAACACCGATACGGTTCTTGATGCCTTTCTTCGGGGTGCGGAACGTGCAGGAGCCGTAACGAACAAAATTTCGCTCGTGGATATCGATCACAAAAACTGCCGGGGCTGCAATGCCTGCCACAAAAAAGGTGTCTGCATTCTTACGGATGATCTGACGCCTATCTTTGATGAGGTGCTTGCCGCAGACATTCTTGTTCTTGCCTCCCCCATCTACTCCATGACCGTCACCGCGGAGATGAAGTCCTTCATTGACCGCGGACAGTTTCTCTGGGCACAGAAGTTTGTCACAAAAACCCTTGCGTTCTCTGACGATCATCTCAGGAATCACATCGGCGTGTATCTTGGCACGTCCGGGCAGGATATCCCGCACATCTTTGATGCGGCATTCCCGGTCGTGCGGGCATTCTTCAATGATGCAGGATTTTCGTACACCGAAAATGTTCTGTTCGCAGGAATGGATCAGCACGGCGGTGTCAGGGGATGGCCTGAATCGGTGGCGTTTGCCGAGGCCGAGGGAAAACGGATCGCGAAGATGATCTGA